The following proteins are co-located in the Colletotrichum lupini chromosome 4, complete sequence genome:
- a CDS encoding GMC oxidoreductase translates to MRLKALEMASVAAIALATASEGLYTELPTNLTEVDVIIAGGGTAGSIVASRLAEADPSLSILVIEQGKDSFNVTNVIYPALFERNTLPNSDTALFWKAKKSSQLADREPVVETGGILGGRSAINWMVYTRGQWDDYNSWNTTGWSAEELLPLLQKIETYHGATNNQSTHGYDGPIHVSKGTHQAPRAERGWIDGAVEAGWSEVEDLQSLHSNNGSGPWYRYVSPTDGRRQDVAHRYLYPLLQIGDYPNLRVLVETQVLSVLFEGEEKRATGVEIRPNPAFAKDAGDNSTTRVKARKLVVASSGSFGTPLLLERSGVGDPAVLEKAGLPIIESLDGVGNDFQDHHFVGYVYRTNLNQNETINGIARNDRERDVDAMIVADDKQLGWNGHDASSKFRPSPADIAALGPEFQAAWDRDFKDSPNRPLMIMGLFNAYCRIRSPIRPRHTADCAGAN, encoded by the exons ATGAGACTGAAAGCCCTGGAGATGGCTTCTGTAGCCGCAATAGCGCTGGCGACTGCGTCTGAAGGGTTGTATACTGAACTTCCAACTAATCTCACAGAGGTCGACGTCATCATCGCTGGAG GAGGCACTGCGGGCAGCATCGTTGCCTCACGACTCGCTGAAGCAGACCCCTCCCTATCGATTCTTGTTATCGAGCAGGGAAAAGACAGCTTCAATGTCACAAACGTCATCTACCCGGCCTTATTCGAGCGGAATACCCTGCCCAATTCGGATACTGCTCTGTTCTGGAAGGCCAAGAAGTCATCGCAGCTGGCGGACCGTGAGCCGGTTGTTGAGACAGGCGGCATTCTCGGGGGTAGATCAGCTATCAACTGGATGGTGTACACCCGTGGGCAATGGGACGATTATAACTCCTGGAACACGACGGGGTGGTCAGCAGAAGAATTGCTGCCGCTTCTGCAGAAG ATCGAAACGTATCACGGCGCAACTAACAATCAATCCACTCACGGGTATGATGGACCAATCCATGTATCAAAGGGAACACACCAAGCGCCTCGAGCTGAAAGAGGTTGGATTGATGGGGCCGTAGAAGCAGGTTGGTCAGAGGTAGAAGACCTTCAAAGTCTGCACTCCAACAATGGCTCAGGGCCCTGGTATCGATATGTCTCGCCTACCGACGGCCGCCGCCAAGATGTCGCACATCGTTACTTGTATCCACTTCTGCAAATTGGCGATTATCCTAATCTGAGAGTGCTAGTAGAAACTCAGGTTCTCAGTGTTCTGTTCGAGGGAGAAGAGAAACGCGCCACTGGGGTGGAAATCCGACCCAACCCTGCATTCGCGAAGGATGCCGGAGACAATAGCACGACTAGAGTCAAGGCGAGAAAGCTAGTGGTTGCTTCCTCGGGGTCTTTTGGAACTCCATTGCTTCTCGAAAGATCCGGAGTTGGTGATCCTGCAGTGCTGGAAAAGGCGGGATTACCGATTATCGAAAGTCTCGATGGAGTGGGCAATGACTTCCAAG ATCATCACTTTGTTGGGTACGTCTACCGCACCAACCTCAACCAAAACGAGACCATCAACGGTATAGCCCGAAATGATAGAGAACGAGACGTGGATGCGATGATTGTCGCCGACGACAAGCAACTTGGATGGAACGGTCACGATGCCTCCAGCAAGTTTAGGCCATCTCCTGCTGATATTGCAGCTTTGGGGCCAGAATTCCAAGCTGCTTGGGACAGGGACTTCAAAGACTCGCCCAACCGTCCTCTCATGATCATGGGACTCTTTAATGCCtactgtcggattagaagtccaattcgaccgcggcatacagccgactgcgcaggggccaattag
- a CDS encoding GMC oxidoreductase — protein DTNTYFGDPATLPDDAEYVTTAPWVTYPYARGHIHATGPSIDDEYDFTTGWLLDENDIDLRSHIWGYKTQRAIARRMEIFRGELALGHPKFANTSSAAVIEVAEGPVTDSIEYSIEDDAAIIQYVRENIGTSRHPLGTCKMAPRENRGVVDPSLNVYGVSGLKVADLSVPSQQVAANTYNAALLVGEKAAEIIITELGL, from the exons gatactaatacctaCTTTGGCGACCCTGCCACTCTTCCCGATGATGCCGAGTACGTTACCACAGCACCCTGGGTAACATACCCATACGCGAGGGGCCACATTCATGCTACTGGGCCGAGTATAGATGATGAGTACGACTTCACCACTGGGTGGCTACTTGACGAGAATGATATCGACCTGAGGAGCCACATCTGGGGGTACAAGACACAACGAGCCATCGCCCGTCGAATGGAAATCTTTCGAGGCGAGCTCGCACTGGGGCACCCTAAGTTCGCTAACACATCGAGCGCCGCTGTCATCGAGGTGGCCGAAGGACCGGTCACTGATTCGATTGAGTACTCTATCGAAGACGATGCTGCAATCATCCAGTACGTTCGTGAAAACATCGGGACATCAAGACATCCTCTTGGTACCTGCAAGATGGCGCCCCGGGAGAATCGAGGGGTTG TCGACCCCAGCCTGAACGTCTACGGCGTGTCCGGGTTGAAGGTTGCGGATCTCAGCGTGCCATCTCAGCAAGTCGCTGCTAATACTTACAATGCTGCACTGCTGGTGGGGGAGAAGGCTGCAGAGATCATCATCACAGAGTTAGGACTCTGA
- a CDS encoding mutanase — MAPVSQICLSLLAWMLLPVFGQTAKPVYAHFMLGIVENYTISDWHVDVAQAKEIGIDGFALNCAPARIDSYTPKQLANAYQAAQDLNFTVFISFDFAYWSTADTAEITSIVGNYSAHPAQARYDGGSIVSTFVGDNMNWTAVKNGMPPGQKVTALPMIQDPAWLSVANTGLDGAFSWYAWPTDGGNSIIPGPMTTIWDDRYLANLGSRPYMAPVSPWFSTHFNTKNWVFITEEQPTIRWEQMLAMKPALIEIISWNDFGESHYISGSQPNHSDDGSSAWATGFPHDAWRTLMKPYIAAYKSGADKPTVVNDELVYWYRPTPKNTVCTNDTLGAPNGIQYLADVVFVATMLTEPATLTVISGGQAPVTVPVGAGIQTTNFTMGIGAQKFSVARNGVPILGGTSSKEISGACQKYNFNAFVGSLKA, encoded by the exons ATGGCGCCGGTATCTCAGATATGCCTCTCTCTGCTGGCGTGGATGCTTTTGCCGGTATTCGGTCAAACGGCGAAGCCCGTCTATGCGCACTTCATG CTCGGTATCGTCGAAAACTACACCATATCAGACTGGCACGTCGACGTGGCCCAAGCCAAAGAAATTGGCATCGACGGGTTCGCCCTAAACTGCGCCCCAGCCCGCATCGACAGCTACACCCCCAAACAACTCGCAAACGCCTACCAGGCAGCCCAAGACCTCAACTTCACCGTCTTCATCTCCTTTGACTTTGCGTACTGGTCCACGGCCGACACCGCAGAAATCACCTCCATCGTTGGTAACTACAGCGCGCACCCGGCCCAGGCGCGGTACGACGGTGGATCCATCGTGAGCACCTTTGTCGGCGACAACATGAACTGGACCGCGGTGAAGAATGGCATGCCACCCGGACAGAAAGTTACTGCTCTCCCTATGATCCAAGATCCAGCATGGCTTTCTGTTGCGAATACGGGGCTCGATGGCGCGTTTTCGTGGTATGCGTGGCCGACGGATGGGGGTAATAGTATCATTCCCGGTCCGATGACGACTATTTGGGACGACCGGTATCTAGCAAATTTGGGGAGTCGTCCGTACATGGCTC CCGTTTCGCCCTGGTTCTCAACTCACTTCAACACCAAGAATTGGGTCTTCATCACGGAAGAGCAGCCCACCATCCGCTGGGAGCAAATGCTTGCTATGAAGCCTGCACTCATTGAAATCATCAGTTGGAATG ACTTTGGTGAAAGTCACTACATCTC CGGCTCACAACCAAATCACTCCGACGACGGCTCCTCCGCCTGGGCAACCGGCTTCCCCCACGACGCCTGGCGCACCCTTATGAAGCCCTACATAGCAGCCTACAAGTCCGGAGCCGACAAGCCCACCGTTGTCAATGACGAGCTGGTCTACTGGTACCGCCCAACGCCCAAGAACACGGTATGCACAAACGACACCCTCGGCGCCCCCAACGGGATCCAGTACCTCGCCGACGTGGTCTTCGTGGCCACGATGCTTACGGAGCCCGCCACGCTCACCGTCATCAGCGGCGGCCAGGCGCCGGTCACGGTGCCCGTTGGCGCGGGGATTCAGACCACTAACTTCACCATGGGCATCGGTGCCCAGAAGTTCTCAGTAGCCCGGAACGGAGTTCCGATTCTCGGGGGCACGAGCAGCAAGGAGATCAGCGGTGCTTGTCAGAAGTATAACTTCAACGCCTTTGTGGGCTCTCTCAAAGCCTAA
- a CDS encoding mutanase, which produces MISTRLFKAFLATAMLTLATCLTVPSTHGDTLSLRQDSGEKLVFCHFMIGIVGARSSPSEYDADMQNAKAAGIDAFALNIGVDPYTEAQLDLAYQSAANNGMKVFISFDFNWYQTSEATRVGQMIAKYASRPAQLIVDGKAFASSFAGDGLDVGAMRSAAGVPVFWAPNFHPEFGTDFSVIDGALNWLGWPNNGLNKAPDGRGNVSVQQGDASYTTALKGKPYIAPVSPWFFTHFGPEVPYSKNWVFPSDTLWYDRWQQILLLKPRFLEIVTWNDYGESHYVGRLDSPHGDDGNSKWVYGFPHNGWLDMAQPFIKAFKAGASDPKTYITEEKVVYWFRPTLRGINCDATDTTMSDANNSSGNYFKGRPDGWQTMEDKVYIVTLLKEAASLTVNVAGNSQTFQAPAGAAKFSVDMKPGTVAFNMARGGSSILSGTAGMQILDHCPCGIYNFNPYVGTLKAGSADNLLPAAYSSIYAGLKVSTCGPNGMKRTAVPLADMVAPAMATPTV; this is translated from the exons ATGATTTCCACTCGTCTTTTCAAGGCCTTTCTGGCTACGGCCATGTTGACTTTGGCCACCTGCCTGACGGTTCCATCCACACATGGCGACACCCTCAGCCTTCGCCAAGATAGTGGTGAGAAGCTTGTCTTCTGTCACTTCATG ATTGGCATCGTCGGTGCACGTAGCTCGCCCAGCGAGTACGATGCTGATATGCAGAACGCCAAGGCGGCTGGCATCGACGCCTTTGCTCTCAATATTGGCGTTGACCCTTACACAGAGGCCCAGCTCGACTTGGCTTACCAGTCTGCTGCCAACAATGGCATGAAGGTCTTCATCTCGTTCGATTTCAACTGGTACCAGACTAGTGAGGCAACTCGCGTCGGCCAGATGATCGCCAAGTACGCCTCTCGTCCCGCTCAGCTCATCGTTGACGGCAAGGCGTTTGCATCTTCGTTTGCGGGAGACGGCCTGGATGTCGGTGCTATGCGCAGTGCTGCGGGCGTTCCCGTCTTCTGGGCACCCAATTTCCATCCAGAATTTGGCACAGACTTCAGCGTTATTGACGGTGCTCTCAACTGGCTCGGCTGGCCCAACAACGGACTCAACAAGGCTCCCGACGGTCGAGGCAACGTCTCGGTCCAACAGGGCGACGCGTCGTACACAACGGCACTCAAAGGCAAGCCCTACATTGCACCAGTATCACCGTGGTTCTTCACCCACTTTGGCCCCGAGGTCCCCTATTCCAAGAACTGGGTCTTTCCCTCTGATACCCTCTGGTACGATCGTTGGCAACAAATTCTGTTGCTTAAGCCGCGCTTCCTTGAGATTGTGACTTGGAATGACTACGGCGAAAGTCATTACGTCGGACGTCTTGACAGCCCGCACGGTGATGACGGGAACTCCAAATGGGTCTACGGATTCCCCCACAACGGATGGCTCGACATGGCACAGCCGTTCATCAAGGCGTTCAAAGCCGGCGCTAGTGATCCCAAGACCTACATCACCGAGGAAAAGGTTGTCTACTGGTTCCGCCCGACTCTCCGAGGAATCAACTGCGACGCGACTGACACTACAATGAGCGATGCCAACAACTCTTCTGGCAATTACTTCAAGGGCAGGCCAGATGGATGGCAAACTATGGAGGACAAGGTTTACATCGTGACGCTACTGAAAGAGGCGGCATCTTTGACTGTCAATGTTGCTGGCAACAGTCAGACTTTCCAAGCCCCTGCTGGTGCTGCCAAGTTCTCTGTTGACATGAAGCCGGGAACTGTCGCCTTCAATATGGCTCGCGGAGGATCTTCCATTCTCTCTGGTACTGCTGGCATGCAGATTCTGGACCACTGCCCTTGTGGTATCTACAACTTCAACCCTTACGTCGGAACTCTCAAAGCAGGAAGCGCAGACAATCTCCTCCCAGCAGCTTATTCTTCCATCTATGCTGGTTTGAAGGTCAGCACGTGCGGGCCGAATGGGATGAAAAGAACAGCGGTGCCACTTGCTGATATGGTAGCTCCTGCAATGGCCACACCCACGGTCTAA